The Pleuronectes platessa chromosome 13, fPlePla1.1, whole genome shotgun sequence genome includes a window with the following:
- the LOC128454199 gene encoding excitatory amino acid transporter 1-like isoform X3 has protein sequence MIPSNLVEACFRKFKTVYSRSVSTGFNITEAGEDNNTVPVPGSSDGMNMLGLLVFSVAFGLILGGMGSQGKPLRDFFDCLNQAIMHLVNIFIWYSPVGIFFLMAGQVVKMTDMGEMGQEVGMYTLTVIAGLLIHSFLTLPLIYFSVTRKNPFRFMSGVLQALATAFGTSSSSATLPVTLHCMEVNHSMDTRVTRFMLPTGATMNMDGAALYEAVAALFIAQLHNMNFDFGQIIVLSLIVTASSTGGAGIPQAGLVYMMIVLSSAGLPTENISLLIMVDWILDRLRTTTNVLGDCFGVGVVQHLSRRELQSPGPAGESLMEENLHL, from the exons ATGATCCCCTCAAATCTGGTTGAAGCTTGTTTCAGAAAG TTTAAAACAGTTTATTCCAGGAGTGTTTCTACAGGATTTAATATCACTGAGGCCGGTGAAGACA ACAACACTGTACCAGTGCCAGGCTCGTCAGATGGTATGAATATGTTGGGGCTGTTGGTCTTCTCTGTAGCCTTCGGCCTCATTCTGGGCGGCATGGGGTCACAGGGAAAACCGCTGAGGGATTTCTTTGACTGCCTCAATCAAGCTATTATGCATCTGGTCAACATATTCATCTG GTACTCCCCTGTGGGAATCTTCTTCCTGATGGCAGGGCAGGTTGTGAAGATGACAGATATGGGAGAGATGGGCCAGGAAGTAGGGATGTATACTCTCACTGTGATTGCTGGCCTGCTGATTCACAGTTTCCTCACTCTGCCCCTCATCTACTTTTCTGTCACACGGAAGAATCCCTTCAGATTCATGAGTGGTGTTCTGCAGGCTCTCGCTACTGCCTTTGGGACGTCATCAAG ctcTGCAACTTTACCTGTAACTCTTCACTGCATGGAGGTCAATCACAGCATGGACACACGGGTGACCCGCTTCATGCTGCCTACTGGTGCCACTATGAACATGGATGGTGCAGCCCTCTATGAAGCAGTGGCAGCTTTATTCATAGCCCAGCTACATAATATGAATTTTGACTTCGGTCAAATCATCGTCCTCAG TTTGATTGTTACAGCTTCGAGCACTGGCGGGGCAGGCATCCCACAGGCTGGACTGGTATACATGATGATAGTGTTGTCATCCGCTGGACTGCCCACTGAAAATATATCACTGCTTATCATGGTTGATTGGATTCT TGATCGTTTGAGGACAACCACCAACGTACTGGGAGACTGTTTTGGTGTCGGTGTGGTTCAGCATCTGTCCAGACGTGAGCTGCAGAGCCCCGGGCCTGCAGGAGAAAGTTTGATGGAAGAAAACCTCCATCTATGA